Genomic segment of Mesotoga infera:
TATGGATTTCAGTACCGTCGTTTTGCCGGCTCCATTTGGACCAAGCAGCGCGTAGATTCGTTGTTTCTCCAGCTTGACATCGATCCCGCGAACGGCCTCAACATTACCCTTATAAGTCTTTTCAAGGTTCTGTATGTCCAGGGTTAATTCATTTCTTTCCATATCTTCTCAATCACCTCCAGGAGCCTTTCCAGAGAAATTCCCGATTTCTTCAAACGAAGGATGGGCTCCCTAAGCTCAGTAGATAGGCTTTCAAAGACGTAGTCTCTTACCTGATCTCTGTCACTGACTACTATATACCCTAATCCCTGTCTTGCCATAATCAAGCCTTCCATCTCGAGTTCTCTGTAGGCTCTGGCAACAGTGTTAGGATTAACCCTGATTTGAGAGGCCATTTCACGAATTGAGGGCAGAGGATCTCCCTCCTTAAGTTTCTCCTTGAGGATCTCTTCCCTCACCCCCCTCTTGATTTGATCGTAGATCGGCAATGGGGATCTTATATCGATGTCAAACCACACATTATCACCTTCCGTACGGCTTTGCCGAGTTTCGTTGCTTGCAACAGCGAAACACTACTAGGTCATTTCGGCTTTGCACACTCTACTAAATGTCATGCTTGAACCAGATCCGTCCTTG
This window contains:
- a CDS encoding GntR family transcriptional regulator produces the protein MWFDIDIRSPLPIYDQIKRGVREEILKEKLKEGDPLPSIREMASQIRVNPNTVARAYRELEMEGLIMARQGLGYIVVSDRDQVRDYVFESLSTELREPILRLKKSGISLERLLEVIEKIWKEMN